In Pleurocapsa sp. PCC 7319, the following are encoded in one genomic region:
- a CDS encoding response regulator — protein sequence MAKIKVLLVEDSDVAINIYEKMLNSSPHIEVIGKAKDGKQGLSLVAQLNPDVICTDLQMPQMDGLEFTKQVMAHHPTPILVLSNAVQKSDVDNIYEVMKAGAVDVMAKPQTTLGGNTESMQNELVVKIRVLATKKVKAIPLS from the coding sequence ATGGCCAAAATCAAAGTTTTATTAGTCGAAGATTCCGATGTGGCAATCAACATATATGAAAAAATGCTCAATTCTTCCCCCCATATTGAAGTAATTGGCAAAGCTAAGGATGGTAAACAGGGACTAAGTTTAGTTGCGCAGTTAAATCCTGATGTGATTTGCACCGATTTACAGATGCCCCAGATGGACGGATTGGAATTTACTAAGCAGGTAATGGCTCATCATCCCACACCTATTTTGGTACTTAGTAATGCAGTGCAAAAGTCAGATGTAGATAATATCTATGAAGTCATGAAAGCTGGGGCAGTCGATGTGATGGCAAAACCCCAAACCACTTTAGGTGGAAATACTGAATCGATGCAGAACGAACTGGTAGTGAAAATTAGAGTTTTAGCAACTAAAAAGGTTAAGGCTATACCATTGTCTTAG
- a CDS encoding response regulator has product MAKIKVLLVEDSDVAINIYEKMLNSSPHIEVIGKAKNGKQGLDLVFQLHPDVICTDLQMPEMDGLEFTKQIMAHYPTPILVLSNSVQKNDVENIYEVMKAGAVDVMAKPQTALGGNSESMQNELIVKIRVLATKKVTAIPLA; this is encoded by the coding sequence ATGGCTAAAATCAAAGTTTTACTCGTCGAAGATTCCGATGTGGCAATCAACATATATGAAAAAATGCTCAATTCTTCTCCCCATATTGAAGTAATTGGCAAAGCCAAGAATGGGAAACAAGGGTTAGATTTAGTTTTTCAGTTGCATCCCGATGTAATTTGCACTGATTTACAGATGCCAGAAATGGATGGTTTGGAATTTACTAAACAAATTATGGCCCATTACCCCACACCAATTCTGGTTTTAAGTAACAGCGTGCAAAAAAACGATGTCGAGAATATTTATGAAGTAATGAAAGCTGGTGCAGTCGATGTAATGGCTAAACCTCAAACTGCTTTGGGTGGTAATTCTGAATCTATGCAGAACGAACTGATCGTCAAAATTAGGGTCCTAGCTACGAAAAAGGTTACGGCTATACCTTTAGCCTAG